GAGGTGGAGGATGCGCCGTTCGTCGCTGTCGAGCTCGACTGGCATGGCCAGGGGCGCGACCAGGTTCTCTATCTTCGGACCAATGTCGACGAGACGATCGCGATCGGACCGGACCATCCGCTGCGCGTGGCGCACGACCTGCTGACCTGCGAGCCAACACCGTATGTGGTCGTGCGTGCCGGCCAGGGTCCCTTCCCGATTGAGGCGCGGGTCAGCCGCTCGGTCTACTACGAACTCGTCGCGCTGGCGGAGCCGGGGGTGCAGTTCGGCAAGCGGGTGCTGGGGGTCTGGAGCCAGAGTGCGTTCTTCTCGCTGGGCGAGATCGCCCATCCGGTCGAGTGATCCGGTGACGATCGACGAGACCACGCTGCGCCGCCTGCTGCGCGAGCGCAAGGCGCGGCGGAGCGCGGGGCCGGGAACGGCACGCGCCGCTGCGGTGCTGGTCGGAATCGAGCCGGCGCGCGGCGTCTGGCTGACCCGGCGCTCCGCGCATCTCGTCCATCATGCGGGACAGGTGGCACTGCCGGGCGGCACTGTCGATCCGTCCGACGCATCGCCGGAAGCGGCGGCG
This genomic interval from Acidiphilium multivorum AIU301 contains the following:
- a CDS encoding DUF1285 domain-containing protein — translated: MVDDPRHVAGISSKAASAALRSPASDVNAITGGGIVPLRPPGCDGVTAPARTRTPVDCGDLPFLIRRDGTWLYRGSPIGRKSMVCLFASVLKRDPTGAFLLETPVERGRIEVEDAPFVAVELDWHGQGRDQVLYLRTNVDETIAIGPDHPLRVAHDLLTCEPTPYVVVRAGQGPFPIEARVSRSVYYELVALAEPGVQFGKRVLGVWSQSAFFSLGEIAHPVE